AAAGAAGTTGTTGTCGTTCTTGGGGTTGGCTTTGTTGGTGCTGTTATGGCATCAGTTGTTGCTGATACAGTAGATGAAAATGGAAAACCTAGCAAATTTGTCATCGGTTGTGACTTGCCAGGTCCTGGAAG
The nucleotide sequence above comes from Bacteroidota bacterium. Encoded proteins:
- a CDS encoding GDP-mannose dehydrogenase; translated protein: MTSKDIYSISPTGEKFALPHQSEYAAEYDRLKKLAEQAKNEGKEVVVVLGVGFVGAVMASVVADTVDENGKPSKFVIGCDLPGPG